From a region of the Bradyrhizobium manausense genome:
- a CDS encoding HAD-IIIC family phosphatase yields the protein MPQPTAGDIERTRNLSGSGVADLVRLAQYEWDAGGLRRLAIGLSAVQDSTGQSGLQAVRVLLLSNSTARHLKETLIGTGLRHGLRVDVMISEYEDPEVLLGRDGDGIAAFGPDIVVLAMDVHAFGLRPAPGNPEAATAIADRALERLRAIRERIGSSLKKPVVFQTLTPDPAHVRLHVDRLIPGSHVDLVGRVNAGLSEFVRSSGDLLLDVAMLSERTGQDNWHSARHWALAKYPFAPENAPLYAEHLVRLVALKFGKSRRVLVLDLDNTMWGGIVGDDGKENLLLGPGSPIGEAHCALQAMAKELRDRGIVLCVSSKNEESVALDAFRTHPEMVLVEEDIAVFQINWTDKAANLQALSEILSLGLDSFVFLDDNPAERAQVRFALPQVAVPEVPKDVTEWIPVFQSACYFEATGFTAEDRDRAAYYRADARRTAQLKSFARQEDYLQSLDMELQVNPFDAIGRKRIAQLISKSNQFNLTTRRYSEVDVATAEADPRRITMQMRLSDTFGDNGMIGVVIADVGTDAIEIDTWLMSCRVLGRGVPEATLDLLVARARELGKGFVRGVYVPTKKNMMVADHYRNLGFELTGERPGGETAWELSVNAYQDKKPPIRIRDAVGAL from the coding sequence TTGCCACAGCCCACGGCAGGTGACATCGAGCGAACCCGCAACCTCAGCGGAAGCGGTGTCGCCGATCTGGTTCGCCTGGCGCAGTACGAATGGGATGCAGGCGGCTTGCGGCGGCTCGCAATCGGCCTCTCCGCAGTTCAGGACTCGACGGGACAGAGCGGCCTGCAAGCCGTCCGCGTTCTGTTGCTCTCGAATTCGACCGCGCGGCACCTAAAAGAGACGTTGATCGGCACTGGGCTCCGGCATGGTCTGCGTGTCGATGTCATGATCTCCGAATACGAAGATCCTGAGGTTTTGCTGGGGCGCGATGGTGACGGCATCGCCGCGTTCGGCCCCGATATCGTCGTTCTCGCAATGGACGTGCATGCTTTCGGCCTGCGGCCGGCGCCCGGGAATCCCGAGGCCGCCACGGCAATCGCGGACCGGGCGCTCGAGCGCCTGCGTGCCATCCGCGAGCGCATTGGTTCGTCGCTCAAGAAGCCAGTGGTCTTCCAGACTTTGACGCCGGATCCCGCGCACGTCAGGCTCCATGTCGACCGGCTGATACCGGGCTCGCACGTCGACCTCGTCGGCCGCGTGAATGCCGGACTGTCCGAGTTCGTGAGATCCAGCGGTGATCTCTTGCTGGACGTTGCAATGCTGTCCGAAAGGACCGGCCAGGACAATTGGCACTCCGCGCGGCACTGGGCACTGGCCAAGTATCCGTTCGCGCCGGAGAATGCGCCGCTCTATGCGGAGCACCTGGTCAGGTTGGTCGCGCTGAAATTCGGCAAGTCGCGCCGGGTTCTCGTGCTCGACCTCGACAACACCATGTGGGGCGGGATCGTCGGCGACGACGGCAAGGAGAATCTGCTGCTCGGCCCCGGCAGTCCGATTGGGGAGGCCCACTGCGCGCTCCAGGCCATGGCGAAGGAATTGCGCGACCGCGGCATCGTGCTCTGCGTGTCTTCCAAGAACGAGGAGAGCGTCGCTCTGGATGCATTTCGCACGCATCCGGAGATGGTGCTGGTCGAGGAGGACATCGCCGTCTTCCAGATCAACTGGACCGACAAGGCTGCCAATCTGCAGGCGCTGTCCGAGATTCTCAGCCTTGGTCTCGATAGCTTTGTCTTCCTGGACGACAATCCCGCGGAACGCGCCCAAGTCCGCTTTGCCCTGCCTCAGGTCGCGGTGCCCGAAGTGCCCAAGGATGTGACGGAGTGGATCCCGGTGTTCCAGTCCGCGTGCTACTTCGAGGCTACGGGATTTACGGCCGAGGATCGTGACCGGGCGGCATATTATCGGGCCGATGCCCGGCGCACCGCCCAACTGAAGTCGTTCGCGCGGCAGGAGGACTATCTCCAGTCGCTCGACATGGAATTGCAGGTCAACCCGTTTGATGCGATCGGACGCAAGCGGATCGCGCAATTGATCTCGAAGTCGAACCAGTTCAACCTGACCACCCGGCGCTATTCGGAAGTCGATGTAGCGACGGCCGAGGCCGATCCACGCCGTATCACCATGCAGATGCGGCTCAGCGACACGTTCGGTGACAACGGCATGATTGGCGTCGTGATCGCGGATGTCGGCACCGATGCAATCGAGATCGATACCTGGCTGATGTCGTGCCGCGTCCTTGGTCGCGGCGTTCCCGAGGCGACATTGGATTTGCTGGTTGCTCGCGCGCGGGAGCTGGGCAAGGGCTTCGTGCGCGGCGTCTACGTCCCGACCAAGAAGAACATGATGGTCGCGGATCACTACCGCAATCTCGGATTCGAATTGACCGGCGAACGTCCCGGCGGCGAGACTGCCTGGGAGCTCTCCGTGAACGCTTATCAGGACAAGAAGCCGCCCATCCGCATTCGCGATGCCGTCGGCGCGCTTTGA
- a CDS encoding acyl carrier protein: protein MDKQADVIGRLQAIFREELDLPNLQISPQSTPDDVDGWDSLATIRIVAAVEREFDREFEAAQIENIRSVGDLISMIAA, encoded by the coding sequence GTGGATAAGCAGGCAGACGTCATTGGCCGATTGCAGGCAATTTTCCGGGAGGAACTCGATCTCCCGAATTTGCAGATTTCGCCGCAGTCCACCCCTGACGACGTGGATGGATGGGATAGCCTTGCGACAATTCGCATTGTCGCCGCGGTTGAAAGAGAGTTCGATCGCGAGTTCGAGGCTGCGCAGATCGAGAACATTCGCTCGGTGGGCGATTTGATCTCGATGATCGCCGCGTGA
- a CDS encoding AAC(3) family N-acetyltransferase, protein MRSAFERLGIKAGATVWVQSSWNEFYNFPGKPSSVIDLLLELIGPDGTLVMSAIPLVVDDRRILEIHREPVSTGLIAETFRRYRGVKRSIHNSSSVIALGPQAEFLVRDHQTTETPWDPESPYQRLMELDAVCVGLGVGRFLATLTPLHAVESILRHERSDFAAVFHGTTTYRWRTRDGQEGTHTYLNRNGAFDAAWLGGHYPRDQYIEFRLSNLWMWSIPARDAIMTGVSLGRRGISMYRLPLHRRFLA, encoded by the coding sequence TTGCGGTCGGCCTTTGAGAGGCTGGGTATCAAGGCGGGCGCCACCGTGTGGGTGCAGTCTTCCTGGAACGAATTCTACAATTTTCCCGGCAAGCCGTCGTCGGTGATCGATTTGCTGCTCGAACTGATCGGTCCTGACGGCACGCTGGTGATGTCCGCGATTCCCCTCGTCGTCGACGATCGCAGGATTCTGGAAATCCACAGGGAACCCGTGTCCACGGGCCTTATCGCCGAGACATTCAGGCGCTATCGCGGCGTCAAGCGCAGCATTCACAACTCGTCCTCCGTCATTGCGTTGGGGCCGCAGGCGGAGTTTCTCGTCAGGGATCACCAGACCACGGAAACGCCGTGGGATCCGGAATCCCCCTATCAGAGGCTGATGGAGCTCGACGCCGTCTGTGTCGGGCTGGGGGTCGGAAGATTTCTGGCGACCTTGACGCCGCTGCACGCCGTCGAGAGCATCCTTCGTCACGAGAGGTCGGATTTCGCAGCGGTTTTTCACGGCACGACCACGTATCGCTGGCGCACCCGCGACGGCCAGGAAGGGACGCACACCTATCTCAACCGAAACGGCGCGTTCGATGCGGCATGGCTCGGCGGCCATTATCCCCGCGACCAGTACATCGAATTTCGCCTGTCGAACTTGTGGATGTGGTCGATTCCGGCGCGCGACGCGATCATGACCGGTGTTTCCCTCGGCCGGCGTGGTATCAGCATGTACCGCTTGCCTTTGCACAGGCGCTTTCTTGCGTGA
- a CDS encoding glycosyltransferase family 2 protein, protein MKTISVITPCYNEELNVRDCYEAIRQVFDNELKGYQREHIFCDNASDDRTVEILREIAAQDPAVKVIVNARNFGPLRNTYNGVMASTGDAVLLFMPADLQDPPDLLPQFVKLWEAGNEIVYGIRAVREEGRLMRGLRNAYYRILTRFSELKVPPGVGDFQLVDRRVVEAMRHVRDAYPFMRMMTFECGGRMVGVPYTWRERKKGFSKNRAGALIDQGLNGLVSFTTAPVRFGLFAGFLISAVSITYAIANFIIGLVLYQKLAEPGILTLIVAMFFFGGVQLFFMGMIGEYVLAIYGQVREKPVVFERERVNFGPPPPKA, encoded by the coding sequence GTGAAGACAATCAGCGTTATCACGCCCTGCTATAACGAAGAGCTGAACGTGCGGGATTGCTACGAGGCGATCCGGCAGGTCTTCGACAACGAGCTCAAGGGCTATCAGCGCGAGCACATCTTTTGTGACAACGCCTCTGACGACCGCACCGTGGAGATCCTGCGCGAGATCGCCGCGCAGGACCCCGCGGTCAAGGTCATCGTCAATGCGCGCAATTTCGGGCCGCTGCGCAATACCTACAACGGGGTCATGGCGAGCACCGGCGACGCCGTTCTCCTGTTCATGCCGGCCGACCTCCAGGACCCGCCGGACCTGCTGCCCCAATTCGTCAAGCTGTGGGAGGCCGGCAACGAGATCGTCTACGGCATCCGCGCCGTCCGGGAGGAAGGCCGTTTGATGCGTGGGCTGCGCAATGCCTACTACCGCATTCTGACCCGGTTCTCCGAACTCAAGGTGCCCCCAGGCGTCGGTGACTTCCAGCTCGTCGACCGGCGCGTCGTCGAGGCGATGCGGCACGTCCGCGACGCCTATCCGTTCATGCGCATGATGACGTTCGAGTGCGGCGGCCGCATGGTCGGCGTACCCTACACCTGGCGCGAACGAAAAAAAGGATTCTCGAAGAACCGCGCCGGTGCGTTGATCGACCAGGGCCTCAACGGACTGGTGTCCTTCACCACGGCGCCGGTGCGTTTCGGGTTGTTCGCGGGCTTTCTGATCTCGGCCGTGAGCATCACTTACGCGATCGCCAACTTCATCATCGGCCTGGTGCTTTACCAGAAGCTCGCCGAGCCGGGCATCCTCACCCTGATCGTCGCCATGTTCTTCTTTGGCGGCGTGCAGCTGTTCTTCATGGGCATGATCGGCGAATATGTGCTCGCGATCTACGGACAGGTTCGCGAGAAGCCCGTGGTGTTCGAGCGTGAGCGCGTCAATTTCGGCCCGCCGCCACCGAAGGCGTGA
- a CDS encoding transketolase family protein has product MRTTFIESLSQAASENPDIWLLCGDLGYSVLEPFAAKFPDRFINVGVAEQNMAGMAAGIALSGKTVFIYSIGNFPTLRCLEQLRNDVCYHGADVKVVAVGAGYAYGSQGYTHHALEDAGIMSMLPGIEVFVPCDPMEVRAATRLIAGSGKPSYLRLSRQGEPNLGPVVTDLRKPRLLREGRDVVILASGPIASRALEAADALAARGRDVGVVSVSCLKPLDEAVIREAVSDASLIVTLEEHILRGGLFSLVAGAFAGDAARPPVTGIGIPEQGGKTSSAGSREALLDAAGLSVPAVVARIEQALARR; this is encoded by the coding sequence ATGAGGACGACGTTCATCGAGAGCCTGTCGCAGGCGGCGAGCGAAAACCCCGACATCTGGCTGCTCTGCGGCGATCTCGGCTATTCCGTGCTGGAGCCGTTTGCGGCGAAATTTCCCGACCGCTTCATCAATGTCGGCGTCGCGGAGCAGAACATGGCGGGCATGGCCGCCGGCATCGCGCTGTCGGGCAAGACCGTCTTCATCTACTCGATCGGCAATTTCCCGACGCTGCGCTGCCTCGAGCAGCTCCGCAACGACGTCTGCTACCACGGTGCCGACGTCAAGGTCGTGGCGGTGGGCGCCGGCTATGCCTATGGCAGCCAGGGCTATACTCATCACGCGCTGGAGGATGCCGGTATCATGTCGATGCTGCCGGGCATCGAAGTGTTCGTGCCCTGCGACCCCATGGAAGTCCGCGCCGCAACGCGCCTGATCGCAGGAAGTGGCAAGCCGTCCTATCTGCGGCTCAGCCGGCAGGGCGAGCCGAATCTCGGCCCCGTCGTGACCGATTTGCGCAAGCCGCGGCTTCTGCGCGAAGGGCGGGACGTCGTCATCCTCGCCTCCGGCCCGATCGCCTCCCGCGCGCTGGAAGCGGCCGATGCGCTGGCTGCGCGCGGCCGGGACGTCGGCGTGGTCAGCGTCTCCTGCCTGAAGCCGCTCGACGAGGCCGTGATCCGCGAGGCGGTAAGCGACGCATCGCTCATCGTGACGCTCGAGGAGCACATCCTGCGCGGCGGTCTGTTCAGCCTGGTGGCGGGTGCATTCGCCGGCGATGCCGCTCGGCCGCCGGTCACGGGCATCGGCATTCCCGAGCAGGGCGGCAAAACCTCTAGCGCGGGATCGCGCGAGGCGCTCCTGGATGCCGCCGGCCTTTCCGTGCCGGCGGTCGTCGCGCGGATCGAGCAGGCATTGGCGAGGCGCTGA
- a CDS encoding transketolase — MTIPVNRPEPKEFARRIRAHALRMVHAAKASHIGGCLSMADILAVLYTQVLRLDPADPQAASRDRFVLSKGHATAIMYATLAECGFFSLAALDSYCRDGSILTGHVSHAVPGVEVSTGSLGHGLPIAIGMALAARSAGAGSRVFCLLSDGECDEGSNWEGILFAPHHKLDNLCVIVDFNKIQSFGSVAEVLNLDPFAEKWKAFGWHVEEIDGHDIGALERVLAAVPAPSGRPTVVIAHTVKGKGVSFMENKLEWHYRSPSDELLAQALAEVGA; from the coding sequence ATGACAATTCCCGTAAATCGTCCTGAACCAAAGGAGTTCGCGCGGCGCATTCGCGCGCACGCGCTGCGGATGGTGCATGCCGCAAAAGCCTCGCATATCGGCGGCTGCCTCTCGATGGCCGATATTCTGGCGGTGCTGTACACGCAGGTGTTGCGGCTCGATCCCGCTGATCCGCAGGCCGCAAGCCGTGACCGCTTCGTGCTCAGCAAGGGCCACGCAACGGCGATCATGTATGCGACGCTGGCCGAGTGCGGCTTCTTTTCCCTCGCCGCTCTCGACAGCTATTGCCGCGACGGCTCGATCCTGACCGGGCATGTCAGCCACGCCGTGCCCGGCGTCGAGGTCTCGACCGGTTCGCTCGGCCACGGCTTGCCGATCGCAATCGGCATGGCGCTGGCCGCGCGCTCCGCCGGCGCCGGCAGCCGCGTGTTCTGCCTGCTCAGCGACGGCGAATGCGACGAGGGCTCGAACTGGGAAGGCATCCTGTTCGCGCCCCACCACAAGCTCGATAATCTCTGCGTCATCGTCGACTTCAACAAGATCCAGAGTTTTGGCTCGGTCGCCGAGGTCTTGAACCTCGATCCGTTCGCGGAGAAGTGGAAGGCGTTCGGCTGGCATGTCGAGGAGATTGACGGCCATGACATTGGCGCCCTCGAGCGCGTACTGGCCGCCGTGCCGGCGCCGTCGGGCCGGCCGACCGTCGTGATCGCGCACACCGTGAAGGGCAAGGGCGTGAGCTTCATGGAGAACAAGCTCGAATGGCACTATCGTTCTCCTTCCGATGAGCTGCTCGCGCAGGCGCTGGCCGAGGTCGGCGCATGA
- a CDS encoding NAD-dependent epimerase/dehydratase family protein — protein MRIFVTGASGFLGSYLVADLLAQGHEVAVLLRPDSAPWRLQEAASRLRVIPGALEHLDGLRGPLEAFAPGAVVHMAWRGVAGSDRNSPVQAANVADTVGLVELAAAAGAKIFVGAGSQAEYGPYDRAIREDDAPRPTTLYGMAKLAAGSMAMRLCEERGLRSAWLRIFSTYGPKDADYWLIPSMIRNLRSGQHMALTACEQRWGFLHARDAASAFRLAATHADASGVFNVGSPEAPPLRETVTRLRDLIDPGAALGFGELAYRPDQVMVLAADVSRMLALGWKPEVSLDDGLRETVNWHDNSRKSS, from the coding sequence ATGCGTATTTTCGTGACCGGCGCGAGCGGTTTTCTGGGCTCCTATCTCGTTGCGGACCTTTTGGCGCAGGGGCACGAGGTGGCGGTCCTGCTCCGCCCCGACAGCGCTCCCTGGCGCCTTCAAGAGGCAGCGAGCCGCCTGAGGGTGATTCCGGGCGCCCTGGAGCATCTGGACGGCCTGCGCGGGCCTCTCGAAGCATTCGCGCCCGGGGCGGTTGTGCACATGGCCTGGCGCGGCGTTGCGGGCAGCGACCGCAACAGCCCTGTTCAGGCGGCCAATGTGGCCGATACGGTCGGGCTCGTTGAACTCGCCGCCGCGGCCGGCGCCAAAATCTTCGTCGGGGCGGGATCGCAGGCCGAATACGGCCCCTATGATCGCGCCATCCGCGAAGATGATGCTCCGCGGCCGACGACGCTCTACGGCATGGCCAAGCTCGCCGCCGGATCGATGGCGATGCGCCTTTGCGAAGAGCGGGGGCTTCGGTCGGCGTGGCTGCGGATCTTCTCGACCTACGGGCCGAAGGATGCGGACTATTGGTTGATCCCCAGCATGATCCGGAACCTGCGCTCCGGCCAGCATATGGCGCTGACCGCCTGCGAGCAGCGCTGGGGATTCTTGCACGCGCGCGATGCCGCGAGCGCGTTCCGGCTTGCCGCCACACACGCGGATGCAAGCGGCGTCTTCAACGTCGGCAGCCCCGAGGCGCCGCCGCTGCGCGAGACGGTGACGCGGCTGCGCGATCTCATAGATCCCGGCGCGGCGCTGGGCTTCGGCGAGTTGGCGTACCGTCCCGATCAGGTTATGGTCCTGGCCGCGGACGTTTCGCGCATGCTCGCACTGGGCTGGAAGCCCGAGGTGTCGTTGGACGATGGACTACGCGAAACGGTAAACTGGCATGACAATTCCCGTAAATCGTCCTGA